The proteins below come from a single Myripristis murdjan chromosome 10, fMyrMur1.1, whole genome shotgun sequence genomic window:
- the ergic1 gene encoding endoplasmic reticulum-Golgi intermediate compartment protein 1, producing the protein MPFDVRRFDIYRKVPKDLTQPTYTGAFISILCCVFMLFLFLSELTGFIATEIVNELYVDDPDKDSGGKIDVSLNISLPNLHCDLVGLDIQDEMGRHEVGHIDNSMKVPLNQGYGCRFEGEFTINKVPGNFHVSTHSATAQPQNPDMTHTIHKLAFGEKLQVQKVQGAFNALGGADRLASNPLASHDYILKIVPTVYEDLTGKQRFSYQYTVANKEYVAYSHTGRIIPAIWFRYDLSPITVKYTERRQPFYRFITTICAIIGGTFTVAGIIDSCIFTASEAWKKIQIGKMS; encoded by the exons ATGCCTTTCGATGTCAGGAG atTCGATATCTACAGGAAAGTACCTAAAGATCTCACCCAGCCCACATACACAGGAGCTTTCA TTTCCATCCTCTGCTGTGTCTTCATgctcttcctgttcctgtctGAACTGACAGGATTCATTGCCACTGAAAT TGTAAATGAACTGTATGTGGATGATCCTGATAAAGACAGTGGTGGGAAGATAGATGTGAGTTTAAACATCAGTTTGCCAAACTTACACTGTGATT tggTGGGTTTGGACATCCAGGATGAAATGGGCCGCCATGAAGTCGGGCACATAGATAACTCAATGAAGGTGCCTCTCAACCAGGGCTATGGTTGCCGCTTTGAGGGAGAGTTCACCATCAACAAA GTACCAGGAAACTTCCATGTGTCGACACACAGTGCCACAGCGCAGCCCCAAAACCCGGACATGACCCACACCATCCACAAGCTGGCCTTTGGAGAAAAGCTCCAG GTACAAAAAGTCCAAGGTGCCTTCAATGCGTTGGGAGGGGCCGATCGGCTGGCATCAAATC ctctggcctcacaTGACTACATACTGAAGATTGTTCCAACGGTATATGAAGACCTGACAGGCAAACAGAGGTTTTCCTACCAGTACACAGTTGCCAACAAG GAATACGTGGCTTACAGCCACACAGGCAGGATCATCCCGGCCATCTGGTTCCGATACGACCTCAGTCCAATCACAGTCAAGTacacagagaggaggcagcCGTTCTATCGCTTCATCACAACA ATCTGTGCCATCATCGGAGGGACGTTCACAGTAGCAGGCATCATCGACTCCTGTATATTCACCGCTTCAGAGGCGTGGAAGAAGATCCAGATAGGAAAAATGTCCTGA
- the dusp1 gene encoding dual specificity protein phosphatase 1, translating into MYLELLLLSRRPTMVIMEVPSIDCASLRGLLEGDDPGCLVLDCRSFFSFNSSHIPGSTNVRFSTIVRRRARGGLGLEHIVPNEDTRNRLLSGEYQSVVFLDDRSLDFSQVKKDGTLMLAVTALCRDPCGAGVFILKGGFETFSSEYPEMCTKPSPPQGLSLPLSASHPGSADPGCSPCSTPLYDQGGPVEILPFLYLGSAYHASRKDMLDMLGITALINVSANCPNHFEDSFLYKSIPVEDNHKADISSWFNEAIEFIDSVRNKGGRVFVHCQAGISRSATICLAYLMRTNRVKLDEAFEFVKQRRSIISPNFSFMGQLLQFESQVLASSTCSSEAGSPAIGKSSTVFNFPVSIPVHTSAGQLSFLHSPITTSPSC; encoded by the exons ATGTATTTGGAGCTATTACTTTTATCCCGCCGTCCTACTATGGTCATTATGGAGGTCCCCAGCATCGACTGCGCGTCCCTCCGTGGTTTGTTGGAGGGCGACGACCCGGGCTGCCTGGTGCTGGACTGCcgctcctttttctccttcaacTCGTCCCACATACCCGGCTCCACTAACGTGCGCTTCAGCACCATAGTGCGCAGGCGAGCCAGAGGGGGGCTGGGGCTCGAGCACATCGTCCCAAACGAGGACACCAGGAACCGGCTCCTGTCCGGGGAGTACCAGTCCGTGGTGTTCCTAGATGACCGGAGTTTGGACTTTAGCCAAGTGAAGAAAGACGGGACTCTGATGCTCGCAGTTACAGCCTTGTGTCGCGACCCCTGTGGCGCTGGTGTGTTTATTCTCAAAG GCGGCTTTGAGACATTTTCATCAGAGTATCCAGAGATGTGCACCAAACCCTCCCCTCCGCAAGGACTCAGTTTGCCCCTGAGCGCCAGCCATCCTGGGAGCGCAGACCCTGGCTGCAGTCCATGCAGTACCCCCCTATATGATCAG gGGGGTCCAGTGGAGATCTTGCCCTTCCTGTACCTTGGCAGTGCTTACCATGCCTCCAGAAAGGACATGCTGGACATGCTGGGCATCACTGCGCTAATCAACGTCTCTGCCAACTGTCCCAACCACTTTGAGGACTCCTTCCTTTACAAGAGCATCCCTGTCGAGGACAACCACAAAGCCGATATCAGCTCCTGGTTCAACGAGGCAATTGAGTTTATTG aCTCAGTGAGGAATAAAGGAGgccgtgtgtttgtgcactgtcAAGCCGGCATCTCCCGCTCTGCCACCATTTGCCTCGCCTACCTCATGCGTACCAATCGTGTGAAGCTGGACGAGGCCTTCGAGTTCGTCAAGCAGCGCCGCAGCATCATCTCGCCCAACTTCAGCTTCATGGGCCAGCTCCTCCAGTTCGAGTCCCAGGTGTTGGCTTCGTCCACCTGCTCTTCAGAGGCGGGAAGTCCGGCCATCGGCAAGAGCAGCACCGTCTTCAACTTCCCCGTCTCAATCCCTGTACACACCTCGGCGGGGCAGCTCTCCTTCCTCCACAGTCCCATCACCACCTCCCCGAGCTGCTGA